The genomic segment AGGCGGGTCCTAACGCCGCCCCCCCATTGGCCGCTGCCCGCCGGAGCGACGCGTCGCTCGACCAACCGGTgacgcggggcgggggccggagGCTGGCGGGTGGGGCCGGAGGGGCGTGTCCGGAGCGGAAGCGGAAGCGGAGGGAGATGGCGGGAGCGTGGGGGAGGATCGGGGCCCTCAGCGGCGCCGCCGCGGTGGGCCGCGGCCTCCTACGGGGCTCACGGTGGggaccggggggggggggaggggcctgggggggaggggccgcGAGGGACCCggtgtgggggggaggggaacgggGGGGAGGGGCGTTACCGACCCATGACtgacccccccaaccccccccagggctccgcCGCAGCGACAGGGACGAGTACCAGAAGGAGGTGAgttgggggaggggtggggtggggggaggggtgtgtctcccctctcccccccccccaccgtgacacccccccctccccctcccccagctctacGAGACGGCGAACCGGTTCCACCTCCTGCACAGCCTGGCGCTGCTGGCCGCCCCCCactgccgccgccccgccctGGTGCGTGtggcccctccccccgcccctcccccaccccgcacccccctccccccgcctgacctttctcctcccctccccccccccccccccccccccccaggccggGTCCCTGCTCTGCGCCGGGATCGGGCTCTTCTGCCTCCCCCTCTACTACCACGGGCTGAGCGGGGACCCCGGCCTCAACCGCGCCGCCCCCCTCGGGGGGACCCTCCTCATCCTCGGCTGGGGGGCCATGGCCCTCTGAGGGCCCCCGGGGGGACCCCCACGTCCCCCCCCCGGAGGGGGCCCCGGCCTCCGGGCCCGGCAGCGGAGGGACGCCGtgggaccccccctcccccccccccgacctcCGGACCCCACCCCCCGCGGCGCCCCTTCCCCTTTAAGAGGTGGAGCTTCCCCGCAGcccacccctcctcccccatTGGTCGAGCTCCTGGCCAATAGGGGTGGAGGACCGCACTGTGAGCCAGCCCTGATTGGGCCCTTGTGGTGAAGGCAGCAGCCAATGAGAAACGGGTGGCTCTCTCCCGGTTTCTGATTGGCTGCGGTAAAACCCTCCTGAGCTATGGGGATGCTGGAGCTTGCTGACGTCGTGGCTGTTGCTGGGCGACAGCCAATGGCTGGGTGGCTCcgcctcttccccctcccctttggCTGGGTGAGCAGCCAATCAGAGGGAAGGAGCCAGCAGCATCGTGCAAGGGCAGCTGCTGATTGGCTGCGAGGCTGCTCCTTCTGCCACACCGGCCAATAAATGATTGAGTTTTGGCTCCGCCTCCATGATGTCATGGGGGGACCCGGGGTCAGggcacagacaccccccccagccccccccagatcctccccagccccatagaGCTCCTACAGAACCCCCATAACTGCTCTCAGACCCCCATAGGAACCCCCCGACCCCCCATAGatcctccccagccccatagaGCCCCCTATTGAACCCCCCACAACTACTGCACCCCCTATatgaccccccccagccccacagacagCCCCCATCACTCCTCCCAACCCCAGAGGTCTCCCATCGACCCCCTATAGGAACGCCCCAACCCCACAGACCCCACATAGACCCCCTATagagccccccccgcccccagatcccctatagcccccccaaCTTTCCTGAGCCCCATAGATTGCCCCATAGGACCCCCCAGCGCCACACATCCCTTATAGAGCCCCCACCCATAACTTCTCCAGCCCCAGAGATACCTCACAGCCCCCCACaggagccccccagccccacataaACCCGCTACAGGAACTCACAGCCCCACAGATCCCCTATAGATCCTCCCTAGCCCTACAGAGCCCTCCCATAACTCCTCACAGCCCCACAGATCCCACACAGACACCCTATagggccccccagccccatagatcccctcccagccccacagatcCCCTATaggaccccccagccccacagaacCCCCCCCACTCAGAGCAGTGGGTGCTGCCCCACGGGGCCATTTattggggtctgggggggtcaTGTACaaatgggggtggtgggtggggggaggggggctgtggggggaggGGCGTATCAAAAGGGGGTCCTGaggagggcgggggaggggttggggggggctcTAGAAGAAGTCGACGTCTCGGGGGCGTCCAGGTCCCGGTACTCGACGATCGCCCGGGGGTCGCCCCGAACCATCCTGGGGGGCAGGgaaggtttggggggggtgggggggagggcaCAGggacctcccccgcccccccagtggggttgggacccccccccaagtGCCCTCCCCCCAATTAAGGTCCCCCATTGCCCCCCAAGTAACCCAATTCCCTTCAAAACAGGGTGCCCCCCCTTTCCTGGGCCACCCCCCAAGTGGgggtccctgctgcccccctgccccccaagtgggggtccctgctgcccccccgcgccccttaCCTGCTGCGGGGTTTGTTGAGGTACCCCCCCTGGCCCCGAAACGCCTCGTAGTTGCCCCGGCCGGCGGCGTAGGGCCCGGGGGGGTAGGGGGGGCCacctgtggggggggggggggaagggggggtcagggggggctgcagggaccccccaaaacccccccagtCAGACCAGCGCCCCCTCCAGACCCCCAAAGACCCCCCAACACCCCTAAACCGCCCCCAAGACCCCTTAAGAGCCCCCCCCAAACTCGCCCCaagccccccaacccccactgGCCCCCCTACGACCCCTTagagcccccccagacccctcagAACCCCCATAAACCCTCCCTGagcccccccaggcccctcGGAGCCCCCCAAACCACTCCCTgaacccccccagaccccttaGAGCCCCCTAAACCGCTCTCTGAGCCCCCCAAACTGCTCCCTaagcccccccagaccccttaGAGCCCCCCAAACCACTCCGAGCCCCCTCAGACCCCTTAGAGCCCCCCAAACCGCTCCCTGAGCCCCCCCCGACCCCTTAGAGCCCCCCAAACCGCTCCCTGAGCCCCCCCGACCCCTTAGAGCCCCCCAAACCGCTCCCTGAGCCCCCCCCGACCCCTTAGAGCCCCCCAAACCGCTCCCTGAGCCCCCCCGATCCCTTAGAGCCCCCCAAACCGCTCCCCTAAGCCCCCCCCGACCCCTTAGAGCCCCCCAAACCGCTCCCTAAGCCCCCCCCGACCCCTTAGAGCCCCCCAAACCGCTCCCTGAGCCCCCCCCAGATCCCTTAGAGCCCCCCAAACCGCTCCCtgagcccccccagaccccttagagcccccccaaacccctccccgagcacccccagaccccccgcgccccccataCCTCCGTAGCCCAGGatggggggccggggctgcccgtAGGGCATCATCCCCTGCGGCGTCTGGGGGGGGTACGGCAGCCCCGGGGCCAGGCCTGGGGGGACGGGGCGGGGTCAGGGGGGCACAGGCTGGGACCCCCCGTGGCAGGGGACGGGGGGCAAAGGGGTGTCATTGGCCCTTTGGGGGGGACACGTGGGCGTCACCGACCCCATGTAGGACCCtgggggggattttggggtgtcACCAACATTGTGTGGGTCCccgggggacatggggggggattttggggtgtcACCGACCCTACACAAACcctgggggacacgggggaggTTTTGGGGTGTCACTGACCCCATGTGGGACCCCGGGGGGGATTTCGGGGTGTCACCAACATTGTGTGGGTCCccgggggacatggggggggattttggggtgtcACCGACCCTACACAAACccggggggggcacgggggagggggtttggggtgtcACTGACCCCATGTGGGACCCCGGGGGGGATTCTGGGGTGTCACTGACCCCATGTGGGACCCCAAAGGACATGGGGGATGGACACGGGGACGCAGACCTGGGGGTTCCTGCCATCCGTGTGGGACcccaggggacatggggggggattttggggtgtcACAAACcctggggggcacggggggggtttgggggtgtcaCTGACCCCAGGTGGGACCCCgggggggggttttggggtgtcaccgaccccgtgggggaccccaAAGGACAGGGGGACACAGACCCGGGGGTTCCCGCCCTCCGTGTGGGACCCCAGGGGTGGCCgcagggcggcgggggggggtcgggggggggtcTCACCctgggcggggcccggggggggccccccctTGCCCTCGGGCAGGGCGGGGCGCTTGGGGTCCATCAGGAAGTTGTTGAAGAAAAGCACCTCCTTGCGCACGGCCCCCATCTTCTCCCCGTGCTTGTTGAAGATGTGCTTGCGGACGAACTcggggccctggggggggcatggggggggtcGGCGACACGgaccccaccccacaccccctctTCAACCCCCCGCCCCTTCTCCCCCGTGCCTCCAGTGCTCCCCCGCGCCCCCtcgtgtcccccgtgtccccactgtcctgtgtccccccccacgACCCCTATttccgcgccccccccccccccggccccaaTTTCTCCCCCCCACGTCCCCATTTCCCCACAAGTCCCCCATGCCCCCGTTcccccccccacatccccaaaTTCCCCCCCTTCCTCACAATCCCCACCTTGAACGTGGCGCTGGGGGGACCCCAGCTTCgtccctgcctggctcctgggtgccccccacaTCCTCCGGGtggcccccccgtgccccccaagccccccaccTTGAACTTCTTGCCGCTGAGGGGTCACAGCCACTTGCCCTCGCCTGGCTCCTGCgtcccccccgtgccccccacatccccctggTGCCCCCCACGTCCCTCCCACGCCCCCCCTGTACCCCCAAGCCCCCCACCTTGAACTTCTTGCCGCTGAGGGGGCAGAGCCACTTGCCCTTGCCTGGCTCCTGCgtcccccccgtgccccccacatccccctggtgccccccacgtccctcccacccccccccgtgccccccaagccccccaccTTGAACTTCTTGCCGCTGAGGGGTCACAGCCACTTGTCCTTGCCTGGCTCCTGCgtcccccccgtgccccccacgtccccctggtgccccccaagccccccaccTTGAACTTCTTGCCGCTGAGGGGGCAGAGCCACTTGTCCTTGCCCAGCTCCTGCGTGTTGGCGGTGACGAACTTCTCGAGCTCCTGCTCGGGGTCCTTGCGGCCCAGGCGCTGCGCCTCCTCCTCGGGCagcgcctcccgccccgccaGCAGCGGCCCCAGGCGCTCCTCGAAGCTCTTCTGCCACTCGGCCactgcggggagggggcgcgcGGGTGAGGGGGGGCACCCCGGGGGCACCCCGgcgctggggatggggcaggggatccccggggatgggggagggtaatgctgggggatgggggaggaaCCCTGGGGGGGTGGGCCCCGGGGTAGGGGGGGCACCCCTGGGGATAGCGGGGCACAGAGTTTGGGGGGGGACCCCTGGGGAtgagccccagggctgggggtggggggaggggattGCTGGCATGGGGGCACAACGCTGGGGGACAGGAGTTTCAGGGTACAGGGACGCTGAGCCCCACAGactggggggacgggggggccCCCAAACACACCATCACCAGGGGagacggggctggggggcaggggggacccCGGGACCCGCggttggggggcgggggacaCGTACCCTCGCCGTGGGAGACGCggttggggggcaggggggacccCGGGACCCGCggttggggggcgggggacaCGTACCCTCGCCGTGGGAGACGcggctggggggcaggggggacccCGGGACCCGCggttggggggcgggggacaCGTACCCTCGCCGTGGGAGACGCggttggggggcagggggcccCGCACGTGCACGATGCCGCAGCGGTTGGGCATCTCGTCCTCGTTGAGGTACTCGGAGGTGTTGTAGTAATCGACCGAGTGGACGATGCGCAGGTAGAGCAGGAGCCGGTCCAGCacctgggggcggggggcgttggggggcgtcggggggcacgggggggcattgggggacattgggggacacgggggggcgTCGGGAGGCACAGGGGGCGTCGGGGGATGTCAGGGAGacagggggatgctgggggacATAGGGGCAcactggggggtgctggggaacATCGGGGGCACGGGGGTGgtgctggggacacgggggggcattggggggcattggggagcacagggggacacggggggacaccaGAGAGgacaggggatgggggggacaggggacccACGAGGTCAGGGTGAGGGACacagggaggggatgggagaTGCAAGAAGGGGGGGTCAGGGGCGTCCAGGAGGTCAGGATGGGGGGCTTGGGGACATCGggggcacagagcagggacgggggacacggggacatcGGGGGGACATCataggggatggggggacacggaGCAAGGACGGGGGACATCGGGGGGACACAAGGTCAGGGTGGGGGACAAGGGGGACAtcggggggacacaggggacacggggcaggggtgggggacatcggggggacacaggggacacggggcaggggtgggggacatcggggggacacaggggacacggggcaggggtgggggacaTCGGGGGGACACAGGGTACtcggggcaggggtgggggacacGGGGAAGAACGTGGGGGGACGTGGTCAGTACGGGCACAGGGGGGACAAGACAGGGACAGGGGAACACATGGGGGCCGGATTTGGGGGGGACGACGCACACACCTGGGGCCTGGATTTGGTGGGGGGACATGGACACACCCAGGgtctggatttgggggggtgggatgCCCAGGGTacagattgggggggggggatggacACACTGGGGTCCAGATTTGGGGGGGGACGACACAGAGGGTCCAgattgcggggggggggggacatggacagacacacacccggggtctggatttggggggggggacatggacagacacacacccggggtctggatttggggggggggggggacatggacagacacacacctggggtctggatttggggggggggacacggacagacACACACCCGGGGTccggatttggggggggggacacggacagacacacacccggggtctggatttgggggggacacggacagacacacacccagggtctggatttgggggggggggacacggacagacACACACCCGGGGTCtggatttgggggtggggggacacggacagacacacacccggggtctggatttggggggggggacacggacagacACACACCCGGGGTCCGGAtttgggggggacacggacagacacacacccagggtctggatttgggggggggacacggacagacACACACCCGGGGTccggatttggggggggggacacggacagacacacacccggggtctggatttgggggggacacggacagacacacacccagggtctggatttggggggggggacacggacagacACACACCCGGGGTCtggatttgggggtggggggggacacggacagacacacacccggggtctggatttgggggggacacggacagacacacacccagggtctggatttggggggggggacacggacagacACACACCCGGGGTCtggatttgggggtggggggggacatggacagacacacacctggggtctggatttggggggggggacacggacagacACACACCCGGGGTccggatttggggggggggacacggacagacacacacccagggtctggatttggggggggggacacggacagacACACACCCGGGGTCtggatttgggggtggggggacacggacagacacacacccggggtctggatttggggggggggacacggacagacacacacccggggtctggatttggggggggggacacggacagacACACACCCGGGGTCCGGAtttgggggggacacggacagacacacacccggggtctggatttgggggggggacacggacagacACACACCCGGGGTccggatttggggggggggacacggacagacacacacccggggtctggatttgggggggacacggacagacacacacccagggtctggatttgggggggggacacggacagacacacacccggggtctggatttgggggggggacacggacagacacacacccggggtctggatttgggggggggacacggacagacacacacccggggtctggatttggggggggggacacggacagacACACACCCGGGGTCcggatttgggggtggggggacacggacagacACACACCCGGGGTCcggatttgggggtggggggacacggacagacACACACCCGGGGTCCGGatttggggggggacacggacagacACACACCCGGGGTCCGGatttggggggggacacagacagacacacacccgGGGTccgggtttgggggggggacatggaCAGACACACACCCGGGGTCCGGatttggggggggacacagacagacacacacccgGGGTccggatttgggggggggacacagacagacacacacccgGGGTccggatttgggggggggacacagacagacacacacccgGGGTccggatttgggggggggacacagacagacacacacccgGGGTccggatttgggggggggacacggacagacACACACCCGGGGTCCGGatttggggggggacacggacagacACACACCCGGGGTccggatttgggggggggacacggacagacACACACCCGGGGTccggatttgggggggggacacggacagacACACACCCGGGGTccggatttgggggggggacacggacagacACACACCCGGGGTccggatttgggggggggacacggacagacACACACCCGGGGTCCGGATTTGGGGGACACACGGACAGACACACACCCGGGGTCCGGATTTGGGGGACACACGGACAGACACACACCCAGGGTccggatttgggggggggacacggacagacACACACCCGGGGTCCGGatttggggggggacacagacagacacacacctgGGGTccggatttgggggggggacacggacagacacacacccagggtctggatttgggggggacacagacagacacacacccgGGGTccggatttgggggggggacacggacagacacacacccggggtctggatttgggggggggacacggacagacacacacccggggtctggatttggggggggacacggacagacACACACCCAGGGTCCGGatttggggggggacacggacagacacacacccggggtctggatttggggggggggacacggacagacacacacccggggtctggatttggggggggacacggacagacACACACCCGGGGTccggatttgggggggggacacggacagacACACACCCGGGGTccggatttggggggggggacacggacagacacacacccagggtctggatttggggggggacatggacagacacacacccggggtctggatttgggggggggacacggacagacACACACCCGGGGTccggatttgggggggggacacggacagacacacacccagggtctggatttggggggggacacggacagacACACACCCAGGGCCCGGACTTGGGGGAAGGGCACCCCCACCCACGGGGCCGGCCAGGGACGGCtttggggcgggggtgggggtgtcccGTCCGCGCCCCCCACCTTGAGGAGCTTCTCGTCGCGCTCGACGGTGACCTCGG from the Phalacrocorax carbo unplaced genomic scaffold, bPhaCar2.1 SCAFFOLD_367, whole genome shotgun sequence genome contains:
- the TMEM256 gene encoding LOW QUALITY PROTEIN: transmembrane protein 256 (The sequence of the model RefSeq protein was modified relative to this genomic sequence to represent the inferred CDS: deleted 1 base in 1 codon), which gives rise to MAGAWGRIGALSGAAAVGAASYGAHGLRRSDRDEYQKELYETANRFHLLHSLALLAAPHCRRPALAGSLLCAGIGLFCLPLYYHGLSGDPGLNRAAPLGGTLLILGWGAMAL